A single Rhodothermales bacterium DNA region contains:
- a CDS encoding glycosyltransferase family 4 protein has protein sequence VIRLMRSASVFAAPCVVGRDGNRDGLPTVLLEAMALGTPCVSTDVTGIPEVLTDRETGVMVPQSNPVVLSDALQRLLENAGFRSRLARQARTLIEERFDIHRNAARIRDLFAQAAVREAQEEEVMA, from the coding sequence GGTGATCCGGCTGATGCGGAGCGCCTCGGTGTTCGCCGCGCCGTGCGTGGTGGGCCGCGACGGCAACCGCGACGGCCTCCCGACGGTGCTGCTCGAAGCCATGGCGCTGGGTACGCCGTGCGTCTCGACGGATGTCACCGGCATCCCTGAAGTCCTGACCGACCGGGAGACCGGCGTGATGGTGCCGCAGAGCAACCCGGTCGTCCTGTCCGACGCCCTGCAGCGGCTGCTCGAAAACGCCGGCTTCCGCTCGCGTCTCGCCCGTCAGGCCCGCACGCTCATCGAGGAGCGTTTCGATATCCACCGCAACGCCGCCCGCATCCGCGACCTGTTCGCGCAGGCGGCTGTCCGCGAAGCCCAGGAAGAAGA